A stretch of Ammospiza caudacuta isolate bAmmCau1 chromosome 34, bAmmCau1.pri, whole genome shotgun sequence DNA encodes these proteins:
- the TNNI3 gene encoding LOW QUALITY PROTEIN: troponin I, cardiac muscle (The sequence of the model RefSeq protein was modified relative to this genomic sequence to represent the inferred CDS: deleted 1 base in 1 codon) produces MTSRDPSVSSRSFRMAEEEDTSSEPPRRRRRGRVPSPPPPQPPPLRRKSSANYRSYAVEPHAKRKSKISASRKLQLKTLLLQRAKRELEKEEQDRAAEKIRVLGELCPPLAALEGMGVMELQELCRELHARVARVDEERYDMGTRVSKNVTELEELRRRVAAGRFVRPNLRRVRLSADAMMAALLGTKPRVGTDLRAGLRQVRKDDAEKESYEVGDWRKNVDAMSGMEGRKKKFEGAAA; encoded by the exons ATGACCTCTCGTGACCCCTCCGTGTCTTCCAGAAGCTTCCGAATGGCCGAAGA GGAGGACACCTcg AGCGAGcccccgaggaggaggaggagggggagggtcccgagccccccccccccgcagcccccccCCCTCCGCCGCAAGTCCTCGGCCAATTACCGCAGCTACGCCGTGGAGCCCCACGCCAAG agaaaatccaaaatttcGGCGTCTCGCAAGCTCCAGCTGAAG acgctgctgctgcagagggcgAAGcgggagctggagaaggaggagcaggacagggcGGCCGAGAAAATTCGGGTGTTGGGGGAGCTGTGCCCACCCCTGGCGGCCctggaggggatgggggtgatggagctgcag GAGCTGTGCCGGGAGCTGCACGCCCGCGTGGCGCGTGTGGATGAGGAGCGCTACGACATGGGGACACGCGTCAGCAAGAACGTCACCG agctggaggagctgcgtCGCCGCGTGGCCGCCGGGCGCTTCGTGCGGCCCAACCTGCGCCGGGTGCGGCTCTCGGCCGACGCCATGATGGCGGCGCTGCTGGGCACCAAACCCCGCGTGGGCACCGACCTGAGGGCG GGGCTGCGCCAGGTGCGCAAGGACGACGCCGAGAAG GAGAGCTACGAGGTCGGGGACTGGCGCAAGAACGTGGACGCCATGAGCGGCATGGAGGGGCGCAAGAAGAAGTTCGAGGGGGCGGCGGCCTGA